Below is a genomic region from Catenuloplanes atrovinosus.
ATCGTCTGCGGTGAGGTCGAGGTGCACGATCGCCGTTCCCGGCCAGACAGGAGGGGCGTAACAGTCGACTTGTTGCGCTACCAGCACAGCCCCGTGCACCTCGATTCCGACACTGGTTTCCTTCGCCCACAACTGGCGACCTCCAAGCAGCGCCCGGTAGAAGTCGGCGAGCTGCTGCGGGTCGGGACAGTCCAAGGAGATGGCTACAAGCCTTATCGGGCGGAGCTCGGTCA
It encodes:
- a CDS encoding VOC family protein; the protein is MTELRPIRLVAISLDCPDPQQLADFYRALLGGRQLWAKETSVGIEVHGAVLVAQQVDCYAPPVWPGTAIVHLDLTADDLGTAVERAVALGATLPDQPDPRWRVLLDPAGHPFCLTPFTPDSVA